One Solanum stenotomum isolate F172 unplaced genomic scaffold, ASM1918654v1 scaffold26717, whole genome shotgun sequence genomic window carries:
- the LOC125851518 gene encoding receptor-like protein 9DC3, protein MKLGQLSMLEALDLSWNRLTGKIPQELTRINFLAFLNLSQNHLVGPIPQGRQFNTFENDSYGGNLDLCGGPLTKKCGTSDSSHVPQQLESEEEGESYLFSRFTWESVVIGYSCGLVVGTVMWSLMFKYRKPKWFVEFFDGLMPHKRRRPKKRAQRRRT, encoded by the coding sequence ATGAAATTAGGACAATTGAGTATGCTTGAAGCTTTAGATCTCTCTTGGAATCGGCTCACTGGAAAGATTCCACAGGAATTGACAAGAATAAACTTTCTCGCCTTCTTAAACCTCTCTCAAAATCATCTCGTCGGACCGATTCCTCAAGGTCGGCAATTCAACACATTTGAAAATGACTCATATGGTGGCAACCTTGATTTATGTGGTGGTCCTTTAACAAAGAAATGTGGAACGAGTGATTCATCGCATGTTCCTCAACAATTGGAGTCCGAAGAAGAAGGCGAGTCATATTTATTTAGTAGATTTACTTGGGAATCAGTAGTCATAGGCTACAGCTGTGGACTAGTTGTTGGAACTGTCATGTGGAGTCTCATGTTTAAATATCGTAAACCAAAATGGTTTGTGGAATTTTTTGATGGACTCATGCCTCACAAAAGAAGAAGGCCAAAGAAGAGAGCTCAGAGACGAAGGACTTGA
- the LOC125851519 gene encoding receptor-like protein 7, whose amino-acid sequence ECFSSSFDHHLCSPTEASALLQFKQSFQISDYYDFLCDTSFPKTKSWNESRDCCSWDGVTCDLLNGHVIGLDLSCSQLRGSIHPNSSLFQLHHLQTLNLDNNYFNPSSIPHTIGRLRNLRHLKLSGFDGKIPTEISYLSNLVSLDLSYSYDLQLDERTFETMLHNFTNLELLALPLGDTSSHIPVSIHPNSSLFQLNHLHTLNLVNNYFYPSSSIPHNIGRLRNLRHLVLSGFDGKIPTEISYLSNLVSLDLSYSYDLQLDERTFETMLHNFTNLELLALPLGDMSSPIPVSIHPNSSLFQLHHLQTLNLDNNYFNPSSIPHTIGRLRNLRHLKLSGFDGKIPTEISYLSNLVSLHLFGNGLQHDERAFEAMFQNLTNLEVLSLFDVNISSPIPVNISSSLTELDISYTGISGSIPDSIGTLKSLNILSLQQCQFSGSIPDSIGNLTQIMRLDLSYNHFTGHIPSTISNLQELRYLYLSHNSFSGEIPDVFSNLQELHILYLDHNNFIGPFPASILNLTRLEYLDMSSNSLSGPLPSNPSMLQNLTYVDLSYNSLNGTIPSWVFSLPLLPSLSLQHNRFRGLADEVIKTNPTLKELHLSNNQLSGSFPQSLVNLTNLETLGISSNNITIDEGMNITFLSLSSLFLSSCQLKDFPHFLRNVKTLVYLDISNNKIHGQIPNWFSGMRWDSLQFLNLSHNSLTGHLPQFHYYNLQYLDLKFNSLQGPLPPSICDMSSLILLDLSRNNFSNAIPSCLGSIANLTVLDLRRNNFTGSLPPLCAHNTSLSTIVVNGNRFEGPVPVSLLKCDSLEVLDVGNNAINDAFPAWLGTLQELQVLILKSNKFHGPISTCQTKFCFPKLRIFDLSRNDFSGSLPAKVFGNFKAMIKLDDEDTREIRYMKSMSNLPFVTSYEDSVSLVIKGQDIELERISTITTTIDLSRNHFEGVIPKTLKDLSSLWLLNLSHNNLIGHIPMELGQLNTLEALDLSWNRLTGKIPQELTRMNFLAFLNLSQNHLVGSIPQGQQFNTFANDSYGDNLDLCGPPLSKQCETSDSSHVPQSLESEEEGETYFFSGFTWESVVIGYSFGLVVGTVMWSLMFKYRKPKWFVEFFDGLMPHKRRRQKKRAQRRRT is encoded by the coding sequence TGAAtgcttttcttcttcctttgatcATCATCTTTGCTCTCCCACTGAAGCTTCTGCTTTGCTTCAGTTTAAGCAATCCTTTCAAATATCTGATTACTATGATTTTCTGTGTGATACTTCTTTCCCAAAAACAAAGTCTTGGAATGAGAGTAGGGATTGCTGCAGTTGGGATGGAGTCACTTGTGACTTATTAAACGGTCATGTTATCGGGTTAGACCTTAGTTGCAGTCAGCTTCGTGGAAGTATTCATCCCAATAGTAGCCTCTTCCAACTTCATCATCTCCAGACACTAAACCTTGATAACAATTACTTTAATCCTTCTTCGATCCCACATACCATTGGCCGATTGAGGAATTTGAGGCATCTAAAACTCTCTGGCTTTGATGGGAAAATCCCAACAGAAATCTCATACCTTTCcaatttggtttcacttgatcTTTCTTATAGTTATGATTTACAACTTGATGAGAGAACATTTGAAACAATGCTTCACAACTTTACAAATCTGGAGTTACTAGCTCTCCCTCTTGGCGACACCTCATCACATATACCTGTAAGTATTCATCCCAATAGCAGCCTCTTCCAGCTTAATCATCTCCACACACTAAACCTTGTTAACAATTACTTTTATCCTTCTTCTTCGATCCCCCATAACATTGGCCGATTGAGGAATTTGAGGCATCTAGTACTCTCTGGCTTTGATGGGAAAATCCCAACAGAAATCTCATACCTTTCcaatttggtttcacttgatcTTTCTTATAGTTATGATTTACAACTTGATGAGAGAACATTTGAAACAATGCTTCACAACTTTACAAATCTGGAGTTACTAGCTCTCCCTCTTGGCGACATGTCATCACCGATACCTGTAAGTATTCATCCCAATAGCAGCCTCTTCCAACTTCATCATCTCCAGACACTAAACCTTGATAACAATTACTTTAATCCTTCTTCGATCCCACATACCATTGGCCGATTGAGGAATTTGAGGCATCTAAAACTCTCTGGCTTTGATGGGAAAATCCCAACAGAAATCTCATACCTTTCCAATTTGGTTTCACTTCATCTTTTTGGTAATGGATTACAACATGATGAGAGAGCATTTGAAGCAATGTTTCAGAACTTGACAAATCTGGAGGTACTTTCTCTCTTTGATGTCAACATCTCATCTCCGATACCTGTGAATATTTCTTCTTCCTTAACGGAGTTGGATATATCATACACAGGCATCTCTGGTTCCATTCCTGATTCAATTGGCACCTTGAAATCCTTGAATATCTTGAGCCTCCAACAATGTCAATTCTCTGGTTCCATTCCTGATTCCATAGGCAACCTAACACAAATTATGAGGTTGGATTTATCTTATAATCATTTCACTGGCCATATTCCTTCCACAATCTCTAACCTCCAAGAGCTACGTTATTTATATCTTTCTCACAACTCCTTTTCAGGTGAAATTCCTGATGTTTTCTCTAACCTCCAAGAGCTACATATCTTATATCTTGACCATAACAACTTCATTGGTCCATTTCCCGCTTCAATTTTAAACTTGACACGTCTTGAATACTTAGACATGTCGAGTAATTCCTTATCTGGCCCACTGCCTAGCAACCCAAGCATGCTCCAAAATCTAACTTATGTGGATTTGTCTTACAACTCACTGAATGGTACCATACCATCTTGGGTGTTTAGCCTACCTTTGCTACCTTCACTGTCGCTCCAACATAACCGATTCAGAGGACTAGCCGATGAAGTGATCAAAACAAACCCAACATTAAAAGAACTGCATTTAAGCAATAATCAACTCAGTGGTTCTTTTCCTCAATCACTTGTGAATCTCACAAACCTTGAAACCCTTGGAATTTCATCAAATAACATCACCATTGATGAGGGAATGAATATCACCTTTCTTAGCCTATCATCTTTATTCTTATCATCTTGTCAACTGAAGGATTTTCCACACTTCTTAAGAAATGTAAAGACACTTGTGTACTTGGATATTTCTAACAATAAGATTCATGGTCAAATCCCTAACTGGTTTAGCGGCATGAGGTGGGACTCGTTGCAGTTCCTAAACCTTTCTCATAATTCATTAACAGGCCACCTACCACAATTTCATTACTATAACCTACAGTATCTTGATCTGAAATTTAACTCCCTTCAGGGTCCACTACCTCCATCCATTTGTGACATGAGTTCACTTATCTTATTAGATTTGTCACGCAACAACTTCAGTAACGCGATTCCAAGTTGCTTGGGAAGCATTGCTAATCTAACGGTGTTGGACTTAAGAAGGAACAATTTCACAGGGAGTCTTCCCCCATTATGTGCACACAACACATCATTGAGTACCATTGTCGTAAATGGTAATCGATTTGAAGGACCTGTTCCTGTGTCGTTGCTCAAGTGTGATAGTCTAGAAGTCCTTGATGTGGGGAACAATGCTATAAATGACGCGTTTCCAGCTTGGCTCGGAACTCTTCAAGAGTTGCAGGTCCTTATATTAAAGTCGAACAAGTTCCATGGACCTATAAGTACGTGTCAGACTAAGTTTTGCTTTCCCAAGTTGCGAATTTTTGATCTTTCTCGTAATGATTTCAGTGGCTCACTTCCTGCAAAAGTTTTTGGAAACTTCAAGGCAATGATCAAATTAGATGACGAAGACACAAGAGAGATCAGGTACATGAAATCTATGTCGAATTTGCCATTTGTCACATCGTATGAGGATTCAGTGAGTTTGGTAATCAAAGGGCAGGATATTGAGCTAGAAAGAATCAGCACAATTACGACAACCATAGATCTCTCAAGAAACCATTTTGAAGGTGTCATTCCGAAAACACTAAAGGATCTCAGCTCACTTTGGCTACTCAATTTATCCCATAACAATCTCATAGGTCATATTCCAATGGAATTGGGGCAATTGAATACGCTTGAAGCTTTAGATCTCTCCTGGAATCGGCTCACTGGAAAGATTCCACAGGAATTGACAAGAATGAACTTTCTGGCTTTCTTAAACCTCTCTCAAAACCATCTAGTCGGATCAATTCCTCAAGGTCAACAATTCAACACATTTGCAAATGACTCGTATGGTGACAACCTTGATTTATGCGGTCCTCCTTTATCAAAGCAATGTGAAACGAGTGATTCATCACATGTTCCTCAATCATTGGAGTCTGAAGAAGAAGGCGAGACATATTTTTTTAGTGGATTTACTTGGGAATCAGTAGTGATAGGCTACAGTTTTGGACTAGTTGTTGGAACTGTCATGTGGAGTCTCATGTTTAAATATCGTAAGCCAAAATGGTTTGTGGAATTTTTTGATGGACTCATGCCTCACAAAAGAAGAAGGCAAAAGAAGAGAGCTCAGAGACGAAGGACTTAA